A genome region from Candidatus Woesearchaeota archaeon includes the following:
- a CDS encoding cation:proton antiporter, whose protein sequence is MKYLNLILFLAGVFLLTFLVGRFLERIRIPWIFSSLLIGLALAAYNPFSDITSSSSFLFLAELGMYFLLFIIGFELEIKNILKQGSFIFKTTAAIIVFETIVGAVLVHYIFRTPWMIAILVASSFATVGEAVLLPILDEFKLTKTKLGQAILGIGVLDDIVEIATIIVAAILVGRSVGHTHLTIWGDLFLLGLLFGVVFLLIRYHKKLPSFKFKDIPSFFLFIIFFIFLFIGVGAFVESAALGALLAGIALRNIVPREKLKFIDSEIRTMSYGFFAPIFFVWVGLDTDVGYILKFPLLIVLLVLMTNMTKILASYFTGKAVLGKRKSIILGIALTVKFSTSIVIIKFLFDRGLIHSELYSVLIGTTIAFKFVVPMLMSYLITKWKIGPKAS, encoded by the coding sequence GTGAAATATTTGAACCTGATACTGTTCTTGGCTGGCGTATTCCTCCTGACATTCCTTGTGGGAAGGTTTCTCGAAAGGATAAGAATACCTTGGATATTCTCTTCTCTTCTCATAGGTCTCGCATTAGCTGCATATAACCCTTTCTCAGACATTACATCTTCATCATCATTCCTGTTCCTGGCAGAGCTAGGCATGTACTTCCTGTTGTTCATAATAGGCTTTGAACTGGAGATAAAGAATATCCTGAAGCAGGGAAGCTTCATATTCAAGACAACAGCGGCCATCATTGTCTTTGAGACGATTGTCGGAGCTGTACTCGTGCACTATATCTTCAGAACTCCCTGGATGATTGCAATACTTGTGGCCTCATCATTCGCAACAGTGGGAGAGGCAGTGCTCCTCCCAATATTGGATGAGTTCAAGCTGACAAAGACCAAGCTCGGGCAGGCCATTCTCGGCATAGGAGTGCTGGATGACATTGTGGAGATAGCTACAATAATCGTTGCAGCCATACTTGTCGGAAGATCGGTGGGGCATACCCACCTGACCATATGGGGAGACCTTTTCCTGCTTGGCTTGCTTTTTGGAGTAGTCTTCCTGTTGATAAGATACCACAAAAAACTGCCTTCATTCAAATTCAAGGATATTCCCTCATTCTTCCTCTTCATAATATTCTTCATCTTCCTTTTCATAGGAGTGGGGGCATTTGTCGAATCAGCTGCACTCGGTGCCCTGCTTGCCGGCATTGCATTGAGAAACATCGTGCCTAGAGAGAAGCTTAAATTCATAGATTCAGAGATAAGGACCATGTCTTATGGTTTCTTCGCACCAATATTCTTCGTGTGGGTCGGTCTCGATACAGATGTAGGTTATATACTGAAGTTTCCTTTGCTGATAGTGCTCCTAGTGCTGATGACAAACATGACCAAGATATTGGCCAGTTATTTCACAGGCAAGGCTGTCCTTGGCAAGAGAAAATCAATCATCCTGGGAATTGCCCTGACTGTAAAATTCAGCACAAGCATTGTCATCATCAAGTTCCTCTTCGACAGAGGATTGATACATTCTGAGCTTTATTCTGTCCTTATCGGCACCACAATAGCATTCAAATTCGTAGTGCCTATGCTCATGTCTTATCTTATCACCAAGTGGAAGATAGGGCCGAAGGCTTCTTGA
- a CDS encoding cation:proton antiporter, whose amino-acid sequence MIIQPITAVLICLISAYVFAEFFRLLGLPRVVGQISAGLFLGITFKFVTLSQPSIDTLTFLSDLGIILLFYYVGLETNFKAFSRNIKRSILISLFNTTIPFLTGFLVMRYLFYFEMLPSIIIGVSLSVSAQSVSIDILEEMKKLKSKLGNLVISIGAVDDIIELILVTSLLSIFHFSISNLTLSRLLIDLLIFLFIVVASRLWFIPHTLKYFDKEKSSTARFMGSMIIVLLIASLSEFLGFGLLIGAMIAGMIVRQTIFKEVNIPNWEEHDIAKSTHIIAFGFLIPLFFIWVGFNTDLTLIQGNFHLILAFILIAVLGTVGGTIIGTLLGKGSFKEGHMLGWGLNPKGDVELVIATIALKASIISPQIFTAIVIMSLFTTIISPIIFKQLAAKY is encoded by the coding sequence ATGATTATCCAGCCAATAACTGCGGTGCTCATCTGCCTCATATCCGCCTATGTTTTCGCGGAATTCTTCAGACTATTGGGTCTGCCAAGGGTTGTAGGCCAAATAAGTGCAGGATTGTTTTTAGGCATAACTTTCAAATTCGTAACATTAAGCCAGCCATCAATAGACACCCTGACATTTCTCTCAGATCTGGGGATAATATTATTATTCTACTATGTGGGACTTGAGACCAACTTCAAGGCATTCTCCAGAAATATCAAGAGATCAATATTAATCTCATTGTTCAATACAACAATACCCTTCTTGACTGGCTTCCTCGTGATGCGATACCTATTTTATTTTGAGATGCTGCCAAGCATAATAATCGGAGTGAGCCTTTCAGTGAGCGCACAGTCAGTATCAATCGATATACTGGAAGAGATGAAGAAACTGAAATCCAAGCTCGGCAATCTTGTGATCAGCATAGGCGCAGTCGATGACATCATTGAACTTATCCTCGTGACATCGTTGCTTTCCATATTCCACTTCTCGATATCGAACCTGACCCTGTCAAGACTCTTGATAGATCTCCTCATATTCCTGTTCATCGTGGTCGCATCAAGGCTATGGTTCATACCACACACACTGAAGTACTTCGATAAGGAAAAATCAAGCACTGCAAGATTCATGGGCTCCATGATAATAGTCCTGCTGATCGCAAGCCTCTCAGAATTCCTGGGTTTCGGGTTGCTGATAGGGGCCATGATAGCCGGAATGATAGTGAGGCAGACAATCTTCAAAGAGGTCAATATACCAAATTGGGAGGAGCATGATATCGCAAAATCGACACATATAATCGCGTTCGGATTCTTGATACCATTGTTCTTCATATGGGTCGGATTCAACACAGACCTCACACTGATACAAGGAAATTTCCATCTAATACTTGCATTTATCCTGATTGCAGTATTAGGTACAGTCGGCGGGACAATAATAGGCACATTGCTTGGCAAGGGATCTTTCAAAGAAGGCCACATGCTCGGATGGGGGCTAAACCCAAAAGGGGATGTTGAGCTTGTCATAGCCACGATAGCGCTGAAAGCCTCTATAATCAGTCCGCAGATATTCACAGCAATAGTCATAATGTCCCTATTCACAACAATAATATCCCCTATCATATTCAAACAACTTGCTGCAAAGTACTAG
- a CDS encoding ATP-binding cassette domain-containing protein: MKDIIVAKNLSKSFKHIKAVDDISFSVKPGKIVAFLGPNGAGKTTTIKMLTTLLNPTSGTLEIDGNDPVTEKDIVRKSFGIVFQDPSVDDELTAYENMEFHGVLYGVPKKERAERIKYLLSIVDLWDRKDDFVKTFSGGMKRRLEIARGLIHHPKILFLDEPTLGLDPQTRENIWEHILELNKKEGMTIFFTTHYMPEAEKAADEIIIIDHGRIMKKGSLQKLKKSTKSRSLEEAFLKITGKTIREDHASKLDRMRLVRRIRRR; the protein is encoded by the coding sequence ATGAAAGATATTATCGTAGCTAAGAACCTGAGCAAGAGCTTCAAGCATATCAAGGCGGTTGATGATATATCATTCAGCGTGAAGCCCGGAAAGATAGTGGCTTTCCTCGGACCGAACGGAGCCGGCAAGACCACCACAATAAAGATGCTCACCACACTTCTGAATCCGACTTCTGGGACATTAGAGATAGATGGCAATGATCCTGTGACAGAGAAGGATATCGTGAGAAAATCATTCGGGATAGTATTCCAGGACCCAAGCGTGGATGATGAGCTAACAGCATACGAGAACATGGAATTCCATGGAGTGCTGTATGGAGTTCCAAAGAAGGAAAGAGCTGAAAGGATCAAATACCTGCTCTCTATCGTAGACCTCTGGGACAGGAAAGATGATTTTGTGAAGACATTCTCCGGCGGGATGAAAAGGAGGCTTGAGATCGCTCGCGGGCTTATCCATCATCCGAAGATATTATTCCTCGATGAGCCTACATTAGGGCTTGATCCGCAGACAAGAGAGAACATCTGGGAGCATATCCTTGAACTGAACAAGAAAGAAGGCATGACCATCTTCTTCACAACACATTACATGCCTGAGGCAGAGAAGGCAGCTGATGAGATAATCATCATAGACCATGGAAGGATAATGAAGAAAGGATCCCTCCAGAAGCTCAAGAAATCAACAAAATCAAGATCACTGGAAGAGGCTTTCCTGAAGATAACAGGGAAGACGATACGAGAGGACCATGCCTCAAAACTCGACAGGATGAGGCTAGTGAGAAGAATAAGGAGGAGATGA